The genomic DNA CGCGGTCGTGCTCCCGGGGGTGCAGGGGCGCGGGCACTGTCGTCCTCCTGTCCGGTCGGACACGCTGCGCATCCGACGACGTAGGCCGCTAATGTACGCCGCGCGGCGCGAGAGCGTGAGGCGGTTGCAAAACCGCGCCCGGCGTCGCCTCCCCGGTCAGTCGACCAGCACACCCGGGTTGAGCAGGCCCGCCGGGTCCCAGGCCGCCTTGATGCGGCGCATGAGGGCCACCTGGGCGCCGCCCCGCTGCCGCTCGAGCCAGGCGCGCTTCGCCCGGCCGATCCCGTGCTCGGCGCTGATGGTGCCGCCGTGCGCCAGGACCTGCTCCAGCACCGCCGCCTCCAGCCGCACGGCCAGCTCCTCCGGGAACCTGCGGTCCGGGGCCGACGCGCCCGGCAGCAGGTTGACGTGCACGTTCCCCTCCGCGAGATGACCGAAGAGCACCGGCTCGACCGGGAAGGCGGCGTCCGCGGCGACCTCCCGAACGGCGCGGACCACGGCCGCCTGCGCTGCGGCGAAGCGCGGGAGCGGCACGCCCACGTCGAGCTTCACGGGCACGCCCGCCGCGTTCACCGCCTCGGTGGTGCGGGCCCGGTAGCGCCACAGCCGCGCGCGGTCCTCGGCGCCCACGCCGACCGCGATCCGCTGGTCGGGCAGCAGCTCCGCGACCTCCGACGCCTCCGACAGCGGCGCGTCGAGCTCCGCGAACACCCAGCAGCCGTCCGTCGGGAGCGGGGCGGGCGAGTCGATGTGCGCGGCGACCCGGGCGACGGCGGCACCGTCGGACCACTCCAGCGCGAGGAGCCCCGGCAGGCCCCGCAGCCGCGGCACCGCCGCGACGGCGTCCGGCAGCGATCCGAAGGCGAGGGCGAGGACCGTCCGCTCGCGCGGCGCGGGTTCGAGGCGCCAGGTGACGTCCGTGATGACGGCGAGGGTGCCCTCGGACCCGACGAGCTGGTCGACGAGGTCGTAGCCGGTGTTGTCCTTGACCGGTGGGCGACGACGATCGAGGACGGCACCGTCGGGCAGGACCGCCCGGAGCCCGGCGATCCGGGCCCGCGCCGTGCCGTAGCGGAGCACCTCCGCTCCCCCGGCGTTCGTGGCGGCCGCGCCGCCGACGGTCGCGGACTCCCCCGACGCGAGCGCGAGACCGCAGGTGAGGCCGCGGGCGGCGGCGAAGGACTCGAGCGCCGCGAGGGTGACGCCCGCGCCGGCGACGACGGCACCGTCGGACACCTCCCCGATCGCATCGAGGCCGGTCAGGGACACCACGACGGCCCCGGCGGGCGGCACCGCGCCGGCGACGAGGCCCGTGTTGCCGCCCTGCGGCACCACCGGGACGCCCGCGGCGGCGCAGGCCCGCACGACCGCGGCGACCGCCGGGGCGGTCCGCGGTCGCGCGACGATCGCGGGCCCGCCGCGCCAGCGCCCGGTCCAGTCGACGAGGTACCCGGCGACGGCACCGGCGTCGGTGAGCACGGAGCAGTCCGCGATCTCCCGCAACGCGCCGCCGACGTCCATCAGGGCTTCGGCATCGACTTCTGCTCGTCGGTGAGCGGCGGCGGGACGTCCAGGCGGCACATGCGCAGCGTGTACTCGGGCACCCGGTCGATGCGCAGCTTCATGTTCGCGAGCGAGAGCTTGATGTTCCGCTTGAACAGGTCGAACGTGAGCGGTGCGGAGTACGAGTCCTGCAACTGCTGGATCTGCGGGCAGGTCAGCGCGGCGCGCGACTGGTTCACCCAGTCCGGGTCGATGAACGGCGGCAGCGCGGGGCGCTTCGGGTAGGCCTTCGCCTCCGCGATCGCCCAGTCCGGGAACATCTCCTTGTCGTGGCCGATGCGGCCGTCCTCGAGCCGCGCGGTGTGCGAGGCCATCGGCCAGGCGAGGCCGATCTGGTCCCAGACGCGCACGTCGAGCGGCAGGTTCATGCCGGTCATGCCGAGGTTGGTGAAGAACACCGTCTGCCGCAGCGGCACGTCGTCCGGCCGCGGGTACGGCAGCGGATCGATGAACCACCAGTCGTAGTCGAAGGACGGTAGGTAGACGCCGCCGCGCGGGGTGGCGCGCAGGATCTCCTGCAGCGACGTCATGCGCGGGTAGTCGAGGTAGTCGTCCGCGGTGAGCGGGTGCGCGTGGCCCGTCTGCAGCGAGTAGAACGCCCGCTCGTCGACGATGCCGGTGGTGCCGATCGCCGTCCCGTCGGGCTGGCCGCGGAACGTCGTGGCGTGCAGCGCCCAGCCGATGACCAGCACCCACAGCACGCCCGCGACCGCCGCACCCGCGGTGCCCGTGGCGAGCCGGGCGATGCCGCGGACCGTCGAGTCCTCGGGGCGGCGCGACGGGATGCGCAGCGGGATGACCATGACCGGCAGGAGCAGCAGGAACAGCGGGGCGAGCAGCACGCGGCCCGACATGAAGTCGCCGCCCTGGCGCAGCCAGTACAGCGTCTCGATGACACCGCCGAGGAACATCACGGCCACGATCACCGCGGGCCGCTGCAGGTGATCGCGCAGGCCCCGGACGCCGCCGCGCGGCAGCCGGAAGCGACCGGTCAGCGGGGTGCGGGCGCCGCGGGCGGGCAGCAGGATGATCGGCATGGCGATGGCCAGCGCGAGCACGGGCAACCACAGCGAGTACGGCTCGACCAGGTTCATCAGGTAGGTGAACCCCTGGCCCCACTTGGAGCCGCTGGCGTCCTTGGCGACGGCCGTGTTGGGCACGGGCAGGCCGTAGTAGCCCATCCGGAAGATCTGGTACCCGACGGGCAGCAGGCCGGCGGCGGCCGTCAGCGCGAGCCGCAGCTTCAGCCCGACGGGCGCGAGGAACATGACGATGAGCACGAGGCCGCCGACGACCGCCATCTCGGGCCGCACCAGCCAGGACAGCCCGGCCACGAAGGCGGTGCTGCATGTGAGGACCCCGTAGCGGATCCGCTCGCGCCGCTCCACGGGCGCGCGGTCGGCCTGCGACCAGCAGATCGCGAGCCACCACAGCAGCGCCACCCAGAAGATGGTCAGCGAGACCTCGAGGCCGGACGTCGCGAAGTCACGGGCCGGGGGCAGCGCCATGTAGACGAGGCCGCCCGCGGGCAGGAGCAGCAGGCCGGAGCCGCGCAGCCGCGCCCAGCCCGCGCCGCCGCGGTACAGCCGCGCCGTGCCGAGCATAGCGAGGGGGATCGCGGCGACGGACAGCACCAGCGCGACGGTGAGCACCACGTACTCGGTCTGCACGCCGCTGATCCAGGAGAAGAACCAGATGAGGTACGTCCACGCGGCGGAGGTGTTCACCTCGACGCGTTCGCCCGCGTTGAAGACGGGGCCGTTCCCGGCGAGCAGGTTCCGGACGGTGCGCAGCACGATGAGGCCGTCGTCGGCGATCCAGCGGCGCTGCCAGGCGCCGTAGCCGAACAGGACCGCGCACGCCGCCACCCCGAGCCAGAAGCTGACTCGGGGTGCGGAGAAGGTCGACGGGGCCGTGCCGGCGGACTCGCCGGCCGGGGTGTCAGGCGAAGTAGACCGCGGCAACGACGGTTCCAATCCACGCGATCGCGAGCACCTGCAGCACGCGATCACCCAGGGCGATCTCCTCGGGCTCGCCCGCCTCGCCACCGTCGACGTCGACCGCGTAGCGCAGGATCGCGATGGTGAAGGGCACCATCGACAGGGCGTACCAGATGTTGTCCGGGTGCACCGTCTTGTCGAAGGCCCACAGGCCGTAGCAGAGCACCACGGCGGTGGCCGCGAGCGTCCAGACGAAGCGCAGGTAGGTGGTGGTGTAGTACTCCAGCGACTTGCGGATCTTGGCGCCGGTGCGCTCGGCGAGCTGCAGCTCCGCGTAGCGCTTGCCCCCCGCCATGAACAGCGAGCCGAAGGCCATCACCAGCAGGAACCACTGCGACAGGCCCTTGGGCAGCTCGGCCGCGAAGCCACCTGCCATCGCCCGGAGCAGGAAGCCGGAGCTGACGATGCAGATGTCGATCACGGCCTGGTGCTTGAGGCCGAAGCAGTAGCCCAGCTGGATCACGATGTACACCGCGATCACGATCGCGAGCTGCGGGTTCGCCAGCAACGAGATGCCGATCGCGCCGGCACCCAGCACGATCGCCAGCACGTACGCCAGGTTCACCGGCACCACGCCGGCCGCGATCGGTCGGTACCGCTTGGTCGGGTGCGCGCGGTCGGCCTCGACGTCGAGGGCGTCGTTGATCAGGTAGATCGACGACGCGGCCAGGCAGAACGCGATGAACGCGATGCCGACGTTGCCGAACTTCACGAACTCCAGCTGGTCGCGCCCGGCGGCCAGCGGGGCCACCACGACGAGGACGTTCTTGACCCACTGCCGGGGCCGGATCGCCTTGATCAGTCCGGTGGCGAGGTTCGACGGTGCCTTCGGCTCGCCGTGCTCGATCGGCTCCTCGCTCATCAGCTTCTGGATCCCTTCTGATCACGCTTGTCGGTCCGGCGCGCCGCGCGGCGCGTCCACAGTCTCTCACCCTCGATCGCGGCCACTGCGGTCGCCGCTCCGATGGCGGCGCCGGCGGCGACGTCCGTCGGGTAGTGCACGCCCAGCACCATGCGGGAGGCGAGCATCGGCGGCACCACGGCGGCGGGCGCCAGCACGGCGCCGCCGGGGACGCCGGACGCGCGGCCCAGCAGGATCGCGCCGGCCGTCGAACTGGTGGCGTGCGACGACGGGAAGCTGAGCTTGCTCGGGGTGCCCACGCCGACGGTGATGTACGGGTGGTCGGGGCGCTTGCGGCGGACGATCCGCTTGATCACGACCGACGCGGCGTGCGCGACGAACGCGCCCACGCCCGCGGTGACGTACTCCTTGCGGCGCTTCGGCTGCAGCACCGCGCCGAGCGCGGCGAGGCCGAGCCAGCCGAGCGAGTGCTCGCCGAAGTGGCTGAGGCCGCGCGCCGCGGGCAGCACGCCCGGGCGCCCGGCCAGCTGTGCCTGCACGCCCACGAGGATCATCTCCTCGGGGCTCAGGGCCTGCTCCGGGGCGTTGCTCACTTGCTCTCCTCGGTCTCGTTCCGGCCCGCGAGCTCCGCCTGCCGCGCCGCGGGCTCGAAGATGTCCGACCACGCTGCGACACTGGTCAGGTCTGTGTACGCGGCCCGGTAGCGCTGCTGCATCTCGGCGAACCGGCGGTCCACCTCGCGGTGCACGGCCAGGCTCTCCCGCATGAGCGCGAACATCTTCTCCCGGTCGCGCTGGCGGTAGACCACGCCGCGGCCGTCGGCGGTGGTGACGGTGACCCCGTCGACCCGGCCCAGGCTGAACCAGCGGGCCTCGAGCGGCGGGTAGTTGGCCTGCGGCACCTCGTGGTTGCGCGGATCGGCCGGGCGCAGGTTGTTGCGCACCGCCTTGACCAGCGTCGAGACCTTGGTGACCGGGTTGAGCGGGATCTTCGTGCCGTACGCGGTGGCCTGGCCGGAGGTGCGCGGCAGCTCGGTGGCGCTGGGGAGCACGACGGCGTCCGGGTACTCCTTGCGCATCGCCGCGATCTTCGGCAGCGCGGTGGGCAGCAGCTCGTAGAGCGCCTCGGGGCCGCGGAGGAAGTCGCGCATGGCCTCGATCTGGATCGCGACCGTCGAGTACTCGAGGCACAGCAGGTGCTTCATCAGCGCCTTGATCGAGCTCTTGATGATGCCGCGGTGATCGCCCTCGTGGTGGATCGCGGCGACGACGAGGCGGTTGCGCAGGTGGAAGTACGCCTGCCAGTCGATGGCGTCGTCCTTGTCGGACCAGGCCATGTGCCAGATGGCGATGCCGGGCACCGTCGCCGTGGGGTAGCCGTGCTCGGCGGCGCGCAGGCCGTAGTCCCAGTCGTCCCACTTGATGAACAGCGGCAGCGGCAGTCCGATCTCCTCGGCGGCGACGCGCGGGATGAGGCACATCCACCAGCCGTTGCCGTCGACGTCGATGCGCCGGTGCAGGTTCTTGCTGTTCTCCTTGTCCTTGAGCGGGTACTCGGAGAAGTCGTGGTCGTACTCGACGAACGGCGCGGCCGTCCACATGAAGGCGTTCCGATCGATGACCTCGCCCATGCAGTGCAGGTGGCTGCGGTCCTGCAGGTTGAGCATCTGCCCGCCGACGAGCATCGGGGACTTGGCGAACCGGGCGAAGGCCAGCGCGCGCAGGATCGAGTCGGGCTCGATCGCGATGTCGTCGTCCATGTACAGCACGTACGGGCTGTCGGTGAGCCGCAGCGCCTCGTACATGATGCGGCCGTAGCCGCCGGAGCCGCCGAGGTTGCCCTGTTCGAAGCGGTGGTAGCGCTCGCCCAAAGGCTCAGTCGCGATCGCGAAATCCGGGTGGTCGATGACCTTCTTGTTGCCCTGGTCGGGCATGAGCACGGCGTCGATCACCTCGTCGACGAGCGGATCGCTGGTGAGCGCGCGGATCGCGGCGACCGCGTCGTCGGGCCGGTTGAAGGTGGGGATGCCGACGGTGACGCGCTTGGCCGGCAGCCCCTCCTCGCCGACGGTGGCGTACCAGCCGGCGGAGATGATCTCGGTGTCGCTGTCGGCGGTCACGTCGAACCAGATCCAGCCGCCGTCCTCGAACGGGCCGAGGTCGGTGGCGAACTCGGCGACGCCGTAGCCGGTGGCGTCGGTCTGGACCAGCCCGCCGCCCAGGGCGATGCGCGCACCGTCGACCTTGGAGCGGTAGAGGTCGACGCGGGCCGTGCCCTTGAGCTCGATCCGCAGCACCACGTCCTTGAGGACGGTCCAGCGGCGCCAGTACGACGCCGGGAAGGCGTTGAAGTAGGTCGCGAAGCTGACCTCGGACTCGCCGGCGATGTTCAGCGATGTGCGGGTGGGGGCGTGCGAGCGGCGCGAGTTGGTCTCGGCCTCCACGATGTACAGCGAGCGCACGTCGAGCGGCTCGCCGGGGCGCGGCAGGATGACGCGCTGCAGGAGGGTCTTGGCCTGGTCGGTCACTGGGCGGTCTCCTCGGTGAGCGCGGCACCGGTTTCGAGATGCGGACGCAGGGTGTTGTCGAACATCGACAGCGCGCTGGCGATCGCCATGTGCATGTCGAGGTACTGGTAGGTGCCGAGCCGGCCGCCGAAGAGCACCTTCCGCTCGGCGGCCTCGGTCTTGGCGAGCGCCCGGTAGGCCGCGAGCATCTCGCGGTCCGACGGGGTGTTGATCGGGTAGTAGGGCTCGTCGTCGTCGTTGGCGAAGCGGCCGTACTCGCGCATGATGACCGTCTTGTCGGTCGGGTAGTTCGTGCGCTCGGGGTGGAAGTGGCGGAACTCGTGGATCCGGGTGTACTTCACGTCGGCGTCGTTGTAGTTCATCACCGGGGTGCCCTGGAAGTCGCCCGTCGGGAGCACCTCGGTCTCGAAGTCGAGCGTGCGCCAGCCGAGCCGGCCCGCGGAGTAGTCGAAGTAGCGGTCGAGCGGGCCGGTGTAGACGACGGGCGCGTCGGGGCTCTGTGCACGCAGCTCGTCGCGGACGTCGAACCAGTCGGTGTCGAGGCGCACGTCGATGAGGTCGGACGCGGCCATGTTCTCGAGCCAGGCGGTGTACCCGTCGACGGGCAGGCCCTCGTAGGTGTCGTTGAAGTAGCGGTTGTCGAAGGTGTAGCGCACCGGCAGGCGGGTGATGTTGCCGGCGGGCAGGTTCTTCGGGTCGGTCTCCCACTGCTTGGCGGTGTAGTGCTTGATGAACGCCTCGTAGAGGGGGCGGCCGATCAGGGAGATCGCCTTCTCCTCGAAGTTCCGCGCCTCCTTGGAGTCGAACTCCGCGGCCTGCTCCTGGATCAGGGCCCGCGCCTCGTCGGGCGTGAAGTAACGGCCGAAGAACTGGCTGACCAGGCCCAGGCCCAGCGGGAACTGGTAGGCCTGGCCGTTGTGCATCGCGAACACGCGGTGCTGGTAGCCGGTGAAGTCGGTGAACCGGTTCACGTACTCCCACACCCGCTCGTTGGAGGTGTGGAACAGGTGCGCACCGTACTTGTGGATCTCGATGCCGGTCTCCGGCTCCGCCTCCGAGTAGGCGTTGCCGCCGAGGTGCGGGCGCCGCTCGATCACCAGGACCCGCTTGCCGAGCTCGGTGGCCGTCCGTTCGGCGATGGTCAGTCCGAAGAAGCCGGAGCCGACGACGATGAGGTCATAGGGCCGCTGGGTCTGGGAGGAATCTGTCGCCACGGACGTTCAGGGTACCGGCCGGGCGGCGTGGATGACGCCACCCGGCCTGGGCCTGTGACTAAGCGGGCGCGTTCGGCACCGTCGGGACCGCCAGCGGGGTCGATCCCGCCGGTGCGGTCGGCGCGGACGGGGCGGCGGGCGCGCTCGTCGCCGGGGCCGCGGGCGCTCCCGGGGTGGACGGGGCCGACGGGGCGGCGGGGGTGCTCGCGCCGGGGGTGGTCGACGGGGTCGCGGCGGCCGTGTCGCCCGGCGTGACCGGCACCGCGGGCACGCCCGTCGGGGTGTCGCCCGGCGTCGGGTTGATGCCGATCACGTCGCCCCAGCCCGGGATGAGGTTGAGCAGCGGCAGCGGCGGCAGGCTCGGCGCGCCGCCCGCGGCGAAGGCCGTCGCCCAGTTCAGCAGCGTCGCGGGCGCGGAGACACCCGACGGGACGACCTGCGCACCGTTCGCCTTCGTGTAGTAGATGGTGCCGTTCTGGTACGACTGCAGGATCGAGCCGTCGGGGAAGGCGATCGGGTTGGCGACGACGCGGCCCAGCGTGCCCTTCTCCCCGCCCGCGGCGGCGTAGGCGGCCTCGATCGCGGCCTTACCGGTCACGCCCTGCGCCGCGGGAGCCGCGGCCGTGGCGGCGGGCGGCGCGGGGATGCCGGGGATCGCCGGTGCGGCGGGCGCGGTGGGCGCCGCGGGGGCGGCCGGCGCGGCGGGTGCCGCCGGAACCGCGGGGGAACCCGCAGCGGCGACGGTCGGAGCGGCGCCCGGCAC from Tsukamurella paurometabola includes the following:
- a CDS encoding FAD-binding oxidoreductase gives rise to the protein MDVGGALREIADCSVLTDAGAVAGYLVDWTGRWRGGPAIVARPRTAPAVAAVVRACAAAGVPVVPQGGNTGLVAGAVPPAGAVVVSLTGLDAIGEVSDGAVVAGAGVTLAALESFAAARGLTCGLALASGESATVGGAAATNAGGAEVLRYGTARARIAGLRAVLPDGAVLDRRRPPVKDNTGYDLVDQLVGSEGTLAVITDVTWRLEPAPRERTVLALAFGSLPDAVAAVPRLRGLPGLLALEWSDGAAVARVAAHIDSPAPLPTDGCWVFAELDAPLSEASEVAELLPDQRIAVGVGAEDRARLWRYRARTTEAVNAAGVPVKLDVGVPLPRFAAAQAAVVRAVREVAADAAFPVEPVLFGHLAEGNVHVNLLPGASAPDRRFPEELAVRLEAAVLEQVLAHGGTISAEHGIGRAKRAWLERQRGGAQVALMRRIKAAWDPAGLLNPGVLVD
- the zomB gene encoding flagellar motor control protein ZomB, coding for MPRSTSPDTPAGESAGTAPSTFSAPRVSFWLGVAACAVLFGYGAWQRRWIADDGLIVLRTVRNLLAGNGPVFNAGERVEVNTSAAWTYLIWFFSWISGVQTEYVVLTVALVLSVAAIPLAMLGTARLYRGGAGWARLRGSGLLLLPAGGLVYMALPPARDFATSGLEVSLTIFWVALLWWLAICWSQADRAPVERRERIRYGVLTCSTAFVAGLSWLVRPEMAVVGGLVLIVMFLAPVGLKLRLALTAAAGLLPVGYQIFRMGYYGLPVPNTAVAKDASGSKWGQGFTYLMNLVEPYSLWLPVLALAIAMPIILLPARGARTPLTGRFRLPRGGVRGLRDHLQRPAVIVAVMFLGGVIETLYWLRQGGDFMSGRVLLAPLFLLLLPVMVIPLRIPSRRPEDSTVRGIARLATGTAGAAVAGVLWVLVIGWALHATTFRGQPDGTAIGTTGIVDERAFYSLQTGHAHPLTADDYLDYPRMTSLQEILRATPRGGVYLPSFDYDWWFIDPLPYPRPDDVPLRQTVFFTNLGMTGMNLPLDVRVWDQIGLAWPMASHTARLEDGRIGHDKEMFPDWAIAEAKAYPKRPALPPFIDPDWVNQSRAALTCPQIQQLQDSYSAPLTFDLFKRNIKLSLANMKLRIDRVPEYTLRMCRLDVPPPLTDEQKSMPKP
- a CDS encoding decaprenyl-phosphate phosphoribosyltransferase; translated protein: MSEEPIEHGEPKAPSNLATGLIKAIRPRQWVKNVLVVVAPLAAGRDQLEFVKFGNVGIAFIAFCLAASSIYLINDALDVEADRAHPTKRYRPIAAGVVPVNLAYVLAIVLGAGAIGISLLANPQLAIVIAVYIVIQLGYCFGLKHQAVIDICIVSSGFLLRAMAGGFAAELPKGLSQWFLLVMAFGSLFMAGGKRYAELQLAERTGAKIRKSLEYYTTTYLRFVWTLAATAVVLCYGLWAFDKTVHPDNIWYALSMVPFTIAILRYAVDVDGGEAGEPEEIALGDRVLQVLAIAWIGTVVAAVYFA
- a CDS encoding phosphatase PAP2 family protein, which translates into the protein MILVGVQAQLAGRPGVLPAARGLSHFGEHSLGWLGLAALGAVLQPKRRKEYVTAGVGAFVAHAASVVIKRIVRRKRPDHPYITVGVGTPSKLSFPSSHATSSTAGAILLGRASGVPGGAVLAPAAVVPPMLASRMVLGVHYPTDVAAGAAIGAATAVAAIEGERLWTRRAARRTDKRDQKGSRS
- a CDS encoding glycosyltransferase, whose amino-acid sequence is MTDQAKTLLQRVILPRPGEPLDVRSLYIVEAETNSRRSHAPTRTSLNIAGESEVSFATYFNAFPASYWRRWTVLKDVVLRIELKGTARVDLYRSKVDGARIALGGGLVQTDATGYGVAEFATDLGPFEDGGWIWFDVTADSDTEIISAGWYATVGEEGLPAKRVTVGIPTFNRPDDAVAAIRALTSDPLVDEVIDAVLMPDQGNKKVIDHPDFAIATEPLGERYHRFEQGNLGGSGGYGRIMYEALRLTDSPYVLYMDDDIAIEPDSILRALAFARFAKSPMLVGGQMLNLQDRSHLHCMGEVIDRNAFMWTAAPFVEYDHDFSEYPLKDKENSKNLHRRIDVDGNGWWMCLIPRVAAEEIGLPLPLFIKWDDWDYGLRAAEHGYPTATVPGIAIWHMAWSDKDDAIDWQAYFHLRNRLVVAAIHHEGDHRGIIKSSIKALMKHLLCLEYSTVAIQIEAMRDFLRGPEALYELLPTALPKIAAMRKEYPDAVVLPSATELPRTSGQATAYGTKIPLNPVTKVSTLVKAVRNNLRPADPRNHEVPQANYPPLEARWFSLGRVDGVTVTTADGRGVVYRQRDREKMFALMRESLAVHREVDRRFAEMQQRYRAAYTDLTSVAAWSDIFEPAARQAELAGRNETEESK
- the glf gene encoding UDP-galactopyranose mutase, producing the protein MATDSSQTQRPYDLIVVGSGFFGLTIAERTATELGKRVLVIERRPHLGGNAYSEAEPETGIEIHKYGAHLFHTSNERVWEYVNRFTDFTGYQHRVFAMHNGQAYQFPLGLGLVSQFFGRYFTPDEARALIQEQAAEFDSKEARNFEEKAISLIGRPLYEAFIKHYTAKQWETDPKNLPAGNITRLPVRYTFDNRYFNDTYEGLPVDGYTAWLENMAASDLIDVRLDTDWFDVRDELRAQSPDAPVVYTGPLDRYFDYSAGRLGWRTLDFETEVLPTGDFQGTPVMNYNDADVKYTRIHEFRHFHPERTNYPTDKTVIMREYGRFANDDDEPYYPINTPSDREMLAAYRALAKTEAAERKVLFGGRLGTYQYLDMHMAIASALSMFDNTLRPHLETGAALTEETAQ